Part of the Companilactobacillus zhachilii genome is shown below.
TTCAAATTCCCAGAAACACTACCATCACTTACAGTAGCATTCATAATTACATGATAATGACGATTACTAAAGAATAAATTACTTTGATCTGCATTATCATTAAAGTGAGTGAATAAATCATCTTTATTTACATTTTCAGCATTAAATAAATCAAAAATTGAACTATCAGGTGTTAACTCTTGTGGTGTAATACTCCAAATATTATTAGTTCCTATACCCCAGTAAAGTTCCTCATCTTCTTTAGAAATAAGTGCGCTTTCATTTATAGTAACGTTACTCTTAACTTGACCTAACCATTTTTGAACGTCAGCTTGATTAACCCCACTAGCTGCGTCAGCCTTAACAGTAGTTTCTGTAGCTGAACTCATGGCTGGCATTGCGATTGGTGCGACGGCCAACAAAGTAGCAGCAGTAATCCCCATATACTTAATCATTTTCTTCAAAATCGTATCCTCCGATAACATTTAATTTACGAATAAATATTAGCAAACTCATGCGTCACTATTTGGCAAAACTCAGGAATTTAGAAAATTTCTCAAAAAAATTTTTATGAGCAGAAAAAATACCATAATTTAGCAAATTTTTGTTCAATTAATAACTAAAAAAACAGACCTTATCAAAACTGATAAGATCTGTTTTTAAAATAATATTATTTGGTAGCTTAAGCATCAACACTAGCGGTCTTTTTACCATGTTTACGTTCATATCTGTCATACAGAATGAAGCCAACAAGTCCGAAGACAACTGGTCCAATAAGTGTCCAAAGAGCATCTGTGTAAGCACCCTCCATGATTGGTTGGATCACTGTGAAGATAATTGCGAAAGCTAGAACTAAGAAGACAATGGATGTAACTGTCCACATAGCTTTTTTATTTTTATAGAATAAATATGGTTTTTCAATATCTTTATTCAAGTTAAAGAATGGATATGCCCCTACTAAGAACAAGTAAGGTACGGTTGTTGAAACGTTGGCCATCAATGTCAAAACATTATAAAGTGCTTTAGCATTTTTACCACCCATATCAACAACTAAAATAAGAACGATAACAATAATAGCTTGTACCCACATTGCATAAGCAGGCATACCATGTTTATTTAACTTAGTAACCTTTTCAGGCCAGAAATCTTTTGGTGTACCCAAAACGAAAGACTTCAATGGTGAGTAGATCAAAACAAAGAATGCACCCATATAAAGGATGAACATATCAAAACCAGTAAAACGAGCTAGCCATTCACCTAATGAAATAGCTGCTGCACTTCCTAATCCGATATGAGTACCAAAGGTATAACCAAGGTTACTCATCATAACATAAGTAATATTACCCAAGTTAACGTTACCTTTGGAAACAACTGAATTCCAGTTGGCACTCATTGCCCAGCAAAGAATTGTTAGTGAATAAAGCACTGTAATTGCAATTGCTGAAATCAAAACACCACGTGGGAAATCTCTCTTAGGATTCTTCATACTATCAGTGACACCACCGACAGATTCCATACCACCATATGCAAAGATTGCATAAACGATAAATGAAACCATCCCGATTGGTGATGCAAAGGCTGGATTAGCTGAATGAATAAATGTATCTAATCCGTGAATTGGTTCTGCAGTGTGAAAGCCTGACATGAACAAAACTGCCAAGCTCAAAACGAAGAACAAAACTTGTAAAACAATCATCATAATTCCACCAAAGTTAGAAACTTTAGCGATTTTATCCATACCTTGAGTTGCTGTATAAGTAACAAAGACAATCCAAAGTGCAGCTAGAACACCGATAACTTGCGTTGCTGAAAGTCCCAATAAACTCCAAGTTTGCGTTGTATCATGTCCAGCAAACATTGTTGATAGAGGAATCCAAACTTTTGAAGAAGTTGATACTAGCCAAACTTCCCAAGAAGCTAGCCACATAAATGTACCGATAAAGGCCCATTTAGCACCCACTGCTCCGTCGATCCAAGAATAAATTCCACCTTTTGCTTCGTTAAAAGCAGAACCATATTCTGCCATCATAAATCCTGCTGGTAGGAAGAAGAATACCGCAGCGAATACATACCATAAAATACTTGCTAAGCCCATCTGTTCGTAAGCAACAGTTGTGTTAGCGAATCCAAAGATTGCCGTAAAAATCATCATTATTAAACTAAATAATGTGATTGTTTTTGTCGGCGCATTACCATCATCCATTTTATAAAACCCCTCATTTAATTTTCAATGTACATTTATAATTTCTATAAATTCATATCTGTCTTAAAGTTTAGAGGTGAAAAATCAGTCGAGTCCGTAATTAATTGAGCAATTAGCTCTTTATAGCCATCAAGAGAAATTTTAGCCATTTCAAATGAAGCTTCGGTTAAATAATTAGGTAATTTATCATCATCTTTGCTCAAGGCTTCCCGATCAAAATCATTTAACTTCTTGCGAAGTGTGATATTGATGTCCTTTTGCTTGGCTTGGAAATCTTTTCCAAGTTCTTTGTAATGACCATCTAACAAAACTCCGGCCAATTTATAAGTCCAATAAGCTGACTTACTGTCATATGGTAGTTCACCAAGTTTATACTCATCAGGAGTATCGGTCATCCCCATATAGAATGGCACATAAATACTCTGTGATGCGACACCCATGGCTAACCATTGAACACAGGCAATTTCAGGGGCCATATTAGGTCTGATCTGCAAGACGTGTGACTCCTGAGTTTTAGCTAAACTAATTGGACGATAACGTTTACTATTAGCTGACTTATTCAAAGGATCGAACTCGGTCTTTTGATAATGAGATGCTAAGTAGTCTTGTGCGTCATCAACACTCAACAAGCGATTGGCTTTCTTAATGAATTCCAAATCTTCACTCTCAGGACTCTCATCTGTCTTACCCGAAAATTCTTGTTGACCCCACCAAACACGGGGCGTGCTGTAAATCTCATCAGATAAATCATGTGTTCCAAAGATTTCTCTGAAGTTAAAACTATTAGGTCTAGCATTCAAGTGATTCTCAGAAACAAACTTTTGAATATCTTTTTGATATAAGAAGTTGTCTGAATCATTGAAATCAATTTCTTGAATTGCTAGTTGGTTGGCTACCACGGCGTAACTATCGTCGGGGATACGTTGCGCTACCCAATAGTGACCTGATCCACTTTCGAAGTACCAAACTTCATCTTTATCAGAGAAAAGTACCCCATTAGTTTCACAAGTTCCATAATCTTCAATAATTTTACCTAGTCTTAAAACACCTTCCCGAGCGGTTTTGACATATGGTAAAACAACTGTGATCATAGCTTCTTCGCCAATACCATTTTCATCAAGAGGATCAACGCCTAAGACACGTTGGTTTGAATAAGCACTTTCAGTCGCACTCATACCAACACCATATTCGTTAAAACCATCCTCTTCAAATAATCCTTCTTTGAAGGTCCATTCAGGAGTGGCAGAATATTTATATCGTATTTTAGGCAGCTCCATTTGAAAGTCATTGGCTTTAGAAACGAATTTTTGATCATCAGTAAATTCTTTATGTTCATGAATAACAAAGTGCTTGGGCCAAGATGGCTTGGCGTCTTCGTTTCTTCCGATAATGGTTGAGCCATCAACGGTTGCTTTCTTACCAATTAAAATACTAGTACAAGCTGATAATGAACTTTTGTTATATTCTAATGCCATACAATCACCTACTTAAATTTTACTGCGGTACCATATGCTGCAACTGTCTCCATGTCTGCACTGATAGAATCCGAGTCAAAACGCATCATTACCACCGCGTCAGCTCCCATGTCCATGGCATTTTTACGCAAACGCTCAATTGCAATATCACGAGCCTCAGTTAGTAGTTCTGTATAAGCCTTGATCTCTCCACCAACAATGTTTTTGAATCCAGCACCGATATTCTTGACGACATTTTTCGACTGAGTTGTTAAACCAAAAACCTCACCGATAATTTCGTAGTCACGTCCTGGTACATGTTCAGTTGTAGTCACTAATATCTCGCTCTTCTCCATTGATTCACCTCACAAAAATAATTATTTCACTCCATTACATAATGTAACACATTTGCCCTATATTATGGTCATATCTTGAGAAAATTTGAGCAATAATTTTGACATTTTGTTGGAATTGTAAAATCTGCTGTTTCCTTGTGGTTGTAGGGATAATTGGTATAGATATTTTTATAAATTTTATAATAATGTCATTAATTGATAAATATCTCTCATGAAGTTTTTATTATATTTTTGCTATACTTAACTTAGATAATTGCATTGGAGGTAATCAATTTGAGACATCAAAAAAGAGCTAGTTCGAAACACAAACAAATTTTAACTTTAGCAATTATTGGCTTGCTTTTTTTAATCGTTGGTTCTTTTGCCCTTTTGTCTTTCAAATCATTTCAAGAGAAAAACAATGAAGTTTCAGTGACGATTAAAATCCCTAAGGAATACACCCAAGCACTAAAACACGCAAAAAACTATTCAGAAGTTATGTACATGTCTAAAGCCGAAATCTCCAAACAACTAAAAATTGATTACTCAAATAAGGCCACACAATATGCCTTAAAACATCTAAAAGTTGACTACAATCGCAACGCCTTAAAAAGGGCACAAGAATACGCTGAATCACAAAACATGTCTCGACAAGCGATTCACAATCAGTTGATCAACAAAAATACTTTTTCCGTCAAACAAGCACAGTATGCTGCCGATAACGTCCAAGCTGATTTTAACTATAATGCTTTGGTTACGGCTAGGAAATATCAACGTGATCTGGGATTGTCACCAGCTAAGATTCGTGAGATTTTAATCTCTGATGACAATGAAAGTTTCACTCGGGAACAAGCTGATTATGCAATTGAACATTTGAATGATTGAAATAAATTAAATTAATTATTTTGAATGCTATTGACAATATACGTAATCTTTTATAACATTTTACTGTTAATGGGCATTCGCCAAATGGTAAGGCAGCGGACTCTGAATCCGCAATTTATTGGTTCGAACCCAATATGCCCAATTGAAGAACTTCTATGTAATCCTATATGTTGCTAAATGGCGGTATATAGGCATTCTTACAAATTTAGTTTTCTATGAATATCAATGAAATTCAACCAAACCGGACCCTTAAATGTGTCCTAAAAAAATATTGCGTGGGAGCAAATTTTAAGCTATCAGTCATAACCGACTGGTAGTTTTTTTAAATACATAATCAATATTATCAATGTAATACATTATACTAAAAAATAATAAGGGAATTTATGTCATGAAAAAAACTTATAATGGCAAGCACACAACGATGACTTTAGAAATCAATAAACCAACAAAAGCGTATCAATGGCTAATAATAATTTTATTAATTCTTAGTATGGTATATTTATTCATAAGATAAACAACATTAGGAGATAAATAATGAAATTAATTTATCCAATAGTAATAACCCAAACTGCTGATAAAGCAGTTCCCTATCTTGTAGAAATTCCTGATTTCAATGGTAAAACTCAAGGAACCTCTATTTTTAACGCCATTCAGATGGCACGAGATTATATTAATTTGAAAGTAACAGACTTAGAAGATAATCATAAACCAATACCAGATTCTAATTACTATTTGCCCAGTATAAACAAACCCGATATTGCAACTCTTATTGATGTTGACACTACAAAATATAGTAAATTCGAATGATAGAAACTTTCAGGTATCTTTAAATTGACATAGCCACAAAATTTATATAATATTCTTTTTAGGAAAGGACGGATAGACCGTTCGCTAAGTTTTTAGCTAGTCTACTAACTTGGTTATAAGCATCACAAAAAACCGACACAGTGAAAAACTGCAGTCGGTTTTTTGATTCCAATCGAATTGGACCTTTTAAATCTATCTAAGTGAAAGCAACAAAATCATCGCAACAATCACAAACAAACAGATTTTCAAATTATGACGATTACGAATTGAAACAATAATTTCTTCATCCCCATTAAACAATTGTGTTCTCACTGGCCAGAAAACACGGACAACATATAATAATGCCATGATCAATAATAATACTTCTAAAGTAACTAAAACCATCATACAAAGATAACCCCATTCGTTAAGATATTTCATAAGTATAGCTTATTGTTTTTATAATTTTAAGGTTATCTATATTGTTATTTGATATACTCAAAAATAATTAATTCAATTCTATCAAGACAAATTAAAAACCACCCTGATTTTCACCAAGATGGTTCCCATTAAACAAACTAATTAATCTTTTTTCCACCCTTATGTTGTGCATCTAAAATGCTAATCGCCTTATCCAATGACTCAAAAATATCGGTGTTCAACAATTCCATAATTGGACTGAGACGACTATATTCATGTGACATCAAATTCTTATTAACTTGTTGATCATTCAAACGGCGCAACTTCAAATTGTAATCCATGAGGGCATTGATACGAATTTTGGCATCATCTAATTCACATAACACATCGTCAATTTTGTCTAAATCGTAAGTTCTAGTACCCTTATCAGTTTTATTTTCCACTGTTTTATCCTCTTTTATATACATTATTTTCAACATGATTCTCTGAAAAAACTTTAAATCACCATAGCCTCCTCCCACTTTGGTCTACACCATTATTTTAGTATCTTTTACTATTAAAGACAGCATTTTGTCCAAATTGTATATATTATTTTCTTGTATTTTGATAACGAAAGATTAATTAATTCCATTAATATATATTTCATTTATATTTTAGTATATACGAAATATTTTCAGAAATTATCATCATGTGTTACACTTATCTAGTTTTTCCAAAACAATAACTTAAAAAGGAGCTATCAATTACCACATGCATTTATCTACTATTGAGAAACGTAATTATTTGATTGGCTTTGTTTTCATAATTTTTATGGTAGCAAGTGCCACATTTCTAAACGATATGGAAATCATTCTTCCAGAAATTGGGGCCTTAACTGCAGGGACTTGGATTTATCAAAATGGCGGTTGGATCAATCAACCCACGAAAATCTTTTTAGCACCTTCAGGTACGGCTATCATTGGCTTTGTAATCAACCAATTATCTATTACGTATGCAGAAAAAGTGTTGTTGGGATTACTGTTGATGCTTATTTTACTACGCGTGCTTCATTCAAACTTAGCACCATCGTTTGCGACCGGGCTACTACCTATCATTATTAATGCCACCCACTGGTCATTTATCGTCGCTATTTTATTGTTCACGTCATTTTTGATGATTGGCGTTTTCCTACAAGGTCGTTACAAACATACCAATCCCAGTGAACCTATTCGAAATGAACATATGGTTATTTTCACAATTATGGCAATAGTTTGGGTCGGCGCTGTTTGGTTCTTCGGATTCTCACAAATGGCCGCTATTCCACCAGTCATGGTTGTTTTCTTCGAAGTTTTGCAAAAAGAGAATTATGGCTGGCGAATGGCAAGTAAACACTTTATTGCACTCGTTGGAGCTGCCACAATTGGGGTATTAGTTCATTTAGCAATTGCTTCATGGTTACTTTCAGCTATCATTTCATTACCAGTAGTATTTGTTTTATTACAAATCTTAAAAATCAAATTACCCGCTGCCTTTGCCTTTCCACTTCTAGCTTTAGTTTTACCATCAAGCATGTTTCATAT
Proteins encoded:
- the yjeM gene encoding glutamate/gamma-aminobutyrate family transporter YjeM, with protein sequence MDDGNAPTKTITLFSLIMMIFTAIFGFANTTVAYEQMGLASILWYVFAAVFFFLPAGFMMAEYGSAFNEAKGGIYSWIDGAVGAKWAFIGTFMWLASWEVWLVSTSSKVWIPLSTMFAGHDTTQTWSLLGLSATQVIGVLAALWIVFVTYTATQGMDKIAKVSNFGGIMMIVLQVLFFVLSLAVLFMSGFHTAEPIHGLDTFIHSANPAFASPIGMVSFIVYAIFAYGGMESVGGVTDSMKNPKRDFPRGVLISAIAITVLYSLTILCWAMSANWNSVVSKGNVNLGNITYVMMSNLGYTFGTHIGLGSAAAISLGEWLARFTGFDMFILYMGAFFVLIYSPLKSFVLGTPKDFWPEKVTKLNKHGMPAYAMWVQAIIVIVLILVVDMGGKNAKALYNVLTLMANVSTTVPYLFLVGAYPFFNLNKDIEKPYLFYKNKKAMWTVTSIVFLVLAFAIIFTVIQPIMEGAYTDALWTLIGPVVFGLVGFILYDRYERKHGKKTASVDA
- a CDS encoding C69 family dipeptidase, whose protein sequence is MALEYNKSSLSACTSILIGKKATVDGSTIIGRNEDAKPSWPKHFVIHEHKEFTDDQKFVSKANDFQMELPKIRYKYSATPEWTFKEGLFEEDGFNEYGVGMSATESAYSNQRVLGVDPLDENGIGEEAMITVVLPYVKTAREGVLRLGKIIEDYGTCETNGVLFSDKDEVWYFESGSGHYWVAQRIPDDSYAVVANQLAIQEIDFNDSDNFLYQKDIQKFVSENHLNARPNSFNFREIFGTHDLSDEIYSTPRVWWGQQEFSGKTDESPESEDLEFIKKANRLLSVDDAQDYLASHYQKTEFDPLNKSANSKRYRPISLAKTQESHVLQIRPNMAPEIACVQWLAMGVASQSIYVPFYMGMTDTPDEYKLGELPYDSKSAYWTYKLAGVLLDGHYKELGKDFQAKQKDINITLRKKLNDFDREALSKDDDKLPNYLTEASFEMAKISLDGYKELIAQLITDSTDFSPLNFKTDMNL
- a CDS encoding heavy metal-binding domain-containing protein, with protein sequence MEKSEILVTTTEHVPGRDYEIIGEVFGLTTQSKNVVKNIGAGFKNIVGGEIKAYTELLTEARDIAIERLRKNAMDMGADAVVMMRFDSDSISADMETVAAYGTAVKFK
- a CDS encoding Ltp family lipoprotein; translation: MRHQKRASSKHKQILTLAIIGLLFLIVGSFALLSFKSFQEKNNEVSVTIKIPKEYTQALKHAKNYSEVMYMSKAEISKQLKIDYSNKATQYALKHLKVDYNRNALKRAQEYAESQNMSRQAIHNQLINKNTFSVKQAQYAADNVQADFNYNALVTARKYQRDLGLSPAKIREILISDDNESFTREQADYAIEHLND
- a CDS encoding type II toxin-antitoxin system HicB family antitoxin, whose protein sequence is MKLIYPIVITQTADKAVPYLVEIPDFNGKTQGTSIFNAIQMARDYINLKVTDLEDNHKPIPDSNYYLPSINKPDIATLIDVDTTKYSKFE